A DNA window from Arachis duranensis cultivar V14167 chromosome 3, aradu.V14167.gnm2.J7QH, whole genome shotgun sequence contains the following coding sequences:
- the LOC107477453 gene encoding protein DUF642 L-GALACTONO-1,4-LACTONE-RESPONSIVE GENE 2, with protein sequence MTLFIFNLCLALLFAASAFAKPEVYIQNGNFEEKPDPRFLKKTRIIGKYSLPKWEINGFVEYISGGPQPGGMYFPVTHGEHALRLGNEASISQTIKVIPGHWYALILGASRTCAQDEVLRISVPPHKGDVPLQTLYSLNGDVIAWGFKAASNFTKVTFLNPGVQEDPACGPLLDAVAIREFIPPKPTRTNLVKNPGFEEGPFPIFKSNNGVLLPPMQQDYMSPLPGWIIESLKAIKFIDSKHFNVPYGKAAVELVAGREGAIAQILRTVPNKVYKMVFTVGDARNGCHGSMMVEAFAAKEKLQVQFTSKGKGKFKTASFKFKAIANRTRITFYSSFYHTRINDYGSLCGPVLDQVMVYPVA encoded by the exons ATGACATTGTTCATTTTCAATCTCTGTTTGGCTTTGCTATTTGCTGCTTCAGCTTTTGCCAAGCCAGAAG TTTACATCCAAAATGGCAACTTTGAGGAGAAGCCAGACCCAAGATTCCTGAAGAAAACAAGAATCATTGGGAAATATTCATTGCCAAAATGGGAGATCAATGGTTTTGTTGAGTATATCAGTGGTGGACCACAACCTGGAGGAATGTACTTTCCAGTGACACATGGAGAGCATGCTTTGAGGCTTGGCAATGAAGCCTCAATATCCCAAACCATCAAAGTCATACCTGGTCACTG GTATGCTCTAATACTAGGAGCCTCAAGGACTTGTGCTCAAGATGAAGTTTTGAGAATCTCAGTGCCTCCACATAAGGGTGATGTTCCTCTTCAGACACTTTATAGCCTCAATGGTGATGTTATAGCTTGGGGATTCAAGGCCGCTTCTAATTTCACCAAAGTGACATTCCTCAACCCTGGAGTTCAAGAAGACCCTGCTTGTGGTCCTCTCTTGGATGCTGTTGCCATCAGAGAGTTCATCCCTCCAAAGCCTACAAGAA CTAATTTGGTGAAAAATCCTGGGTTTGAGGAGGGTCCATTcccaatttttaaatcaaacaatGGAGTTTTACTTCCACCTATGCAGCAAGATTATATGTCTCCACTCCCTGGTTGGATTATCGAATCTCTCAAAGCCATAAAGTTCATTGATTCGAAGCATTTTAATGTCCCATATGGGAAGGCAGCAGTGGAGCTAGTTGCAGGAAGGGAAGGTGCCATTGCTCAAATCCTCAGAACAGTTCCAAACAAAGTCTACAAGATGGTGTTTACAGTTGGCGACGCCAGGAACGGATGTCATGGATCAATGATGGTTGAGGCTTTTGCCGCGAAAGAGAAACTTCAAGTTCAATTCACTTCTAAAGGAAAGGGTAAATTCAAGACTGCAAGTTTCAAGTTCAAGGCAATTGCAAACAGAACCAGAATAACATTCTACAGCTCTTTCTATCATACAAGAATTAATGACTATGGTTCTCTTTGTGGCCCTGTTCTTGATCAAGTCATGGTGTACCCTGTCGCCTGA